One Macrobrachium rosenbergii isolate ZJJX-2024 chromosome 10, ASM4041242v1, whole genome shotgun sequence DNA window includes the following coding sequences:
- the LOC136842993 gene encoding opsin, ultraviolet-sensitive-like yields MQLQRSKDLWDVQYIYIAVLAACRVLSRRNLRLARFLPQVRSAIHLKNSQETVMSFIGPAASNVSGPQFDYYGYEVRKNGWNTPPEYLSYVDDHWLKYDAPNPMLHHLLGVLYIGFTVMSLCGNGVVIWVFLGTKGLKTPSNMLVVHLAIADFIMMLKTPTFVVNSFNEGPVMGRLGCSIYGFMGALSGPMNACTNAAIAFDRYKTITDPIDGRLTKGQVTGIILFIWLWISPWVWMPFLEIWNRFVPEGYLTSCTFDYMSEGTKFFVVGIWFCMWLCPLLIILVSYYQVFAHVSKHEKALKRQAEKMNVESLRSGDKVNMRQEIRVAKVGITCTALYLMSWTPYVTLAFICTFGRKELVTPFMSMIPACTSKTAACIDPFIYAINHPKYRIALKKKLPWFCVHESEPSAASETESKSQQNA; encoded by the exons ATGCAATTACAGCGCTCCAAGGATCTGtgggatgtacagtatatatacatcgcGGTTCTAGCTGCTTGTCGTGTGTTATCTCGACGGAATCTACGACTGGCGAG ATTCCTGCCACAAGTACGTTCTGCAATCCATCTGAAGAACTCACAGGAGACAGTCATGTCATTCATTGGTCCAGCAGCCTCGAATGTTTCTGGGCCACAATTTGACTACTATGG ATACGAAGTTCGGAAAAATGGATGGAACACTCCCCCAGAGTACCTCTCGTACGTTGATGATCACTGGCTGAAGTATGACGCCCCTAACCCTATGCTGCACCACTTGCTGGGCGTCCTTTACATCGGTTTTACTGTAATGTCCCTCTGCGGCAATGGAGTGGTCATCTGGGTATTTCTTGG AACAAAGGGTCTGAAGACCCCTTCCAACATGCTTGTTGTTCACCTGGCAATTGCAGACTTCATCATGATGTTGAAGACGCCAACATTCGTTGTCAACTCTTTCAACGAGGGGCCTGTGATGGGCAGACTTGGCTGCTCAATCTACGGATTCATGGGTGCGCTATCTGGACCCATGAACGCTTGCACCAATGCTGCCATTGCCTTCGACAGATACAA AACTATCACAGATCCAATTGATGGTCGACTCACCAAAGGCCAAGTCACTGGTATAATTCTTTTCATCTGGCTTTGGATCTCTCCCTGGGTCTGGATGCCATTCCTGGAAATCTGGAATCGCTTTGTTCCAG AGGGATACCTCACGAGCTGCACATTTGACTACATGAGTGAGGGGACCAAGTTCTTCGTGGTAGGCATCTGGTTCTGCATGTGGCTCTGCCCTCTCCTCATCATCTTAGTTAGCTATTACCAAGTTTTTGCCCACGTGTCTAAGCATGAGAAGGCGCTAAAGAGGCAG GCAGAAAAAATGAACGTTGAATCTCTACGTTCCGGAGATAAAGTGAACATGAGACAAGAGATTCGTGTCGCTAAAGTGGGAATAACATGTACTGCACTGTACCTGATGTCCTGGACACCCTATGTCACTCTGGCTTTCATCTGCACTTTCGGAAGGAAAGAACTGGTCACACCTTTCATGTCCATGATCCCTGCTTGCACGAGCAAAACTGCGGCTTGCATTGACCCATTCATCTATGCTATTAATCATCCAAA GTACCGAATCGCCCTTAAAAAGAAGCTGCCTTGGTTCTGTGTCCATGAGAGTGAACCATCAGCAGCTTCGGAGACGGAATCGAAGTCTCAGCAAAATGCTTAG